aacgattacgtaatcaacactgtctatatatgatatttcaacagttaactcagtcaattgtttgttttcatttttatttttttttatatatagatttCGTATCCAAGTGGAGTGACGGTGAACCATGGTAATATTTTGACTCCTACCCAAGTCAAAAATGTTCCAACTGTAAAATGGCCTGCTAAAGACGGTGCCTTATATTTACTATGCATGACtggtatgatttttaaaaaaatgattcctttAAATCTTTAATCTTGCTTTCCTTATGATgagtatcgaaaaaatttatgaaaaaatgagtGTTTTGCCAAATTTCAGAAcgtattaattttctttatttttagatCCTGATGTACCAAGCCGTAAAGAACCTACATTCCGCGATTGGCATCATTGGCTTGTAGGAAATATTTCCGGCAATGATGTTGCAAAAGGTGACGTTCTTTCGGCCTACGTTGGATCTGGACCAGCTAAAGATACTGGCTTACATCGTTATGTGTTCGTTGTTTATCAACAACCTGGAAAATTAGATTTTGCTGGAGTACCTCGTTTAACAAACAAGTAagtaaattaaatcattaatatattcaaattgaaCCGAAATTATCCGGATTGGAAGAAGTCGGATAccagattttttttcattctctaTTTCCTTTTCCTTTACTTATGAAAATGGTAAAAACTGAGAAAAcccaagtttataacgtttttttaaacatttataaaagttgaagttgtaaattcattacaattacataaaatagtatttttttttagtaaggaTTCATTAAAGTTTATGAACTTTGAAAATTCCTTCCGTATTTCTTATGCAAAACAGAAACtcttttaagaattaaaaaattcgattttttaataacacaggcaaatttgctGTTTCTTTGGAATTCCATTGCAATTccattggattttttttgaaatccactaattttggatcattcctTTCAGCTGCGTTggtagtttttcgctagctatcacttatgtgcttaattccggaaccaggattccaaattcttgaaacctattagatctaggttaattttgatcgtaaatttgaaaagaatgacccaagtTTAGCAGGagtacatacttggtttatttaaatttccaatgaattttttttttatttataaaaacctttttttagaTCCGTCGATAATCGTGCAGGTTTCTCAATTAAAAAGTTTGCTGAAAAATTCAACTTAGGTCAACCAATTGCTGGCAACTTTTTCCAAGCTGAATTTGATGACTACGTTCCAACTCTATACAAGCAATTAGGTGcagcataaaaattttattataattttgacgatgttttttttgtttatttttaataaattgtaattatattttaattaaatattgtcattattgcattttagAAATCTCCTTTAAGCTAGGTTAACATCCTGTGGCAATTTATACCAGGACTTGCAACGTTGCAAATTTGTTTGCACAAGTAAATCGTTACATAGAAACGAATATGAAGTTTGTACAAGCAAACAAATCAGGCTTGAGTAATGATTATTGTGTAATTTTGCAGGAGCCAGAGTTCTCCGGCTCGATCTATGGTTGATTAATAAGATCGTAGATGGATGGATATATTCATGAAAAAAGCACTTTTCTAAATACTAAGAATATATAAAACTTCTTCGGTgttcaaattgatcaaattgcttAAAGATGGAAAATTTACTGTTAAAATTGCCGTACAAACGGttagtcataaacggttagtgatacaaaaaaaaattaccttaccCAAAAaagataggtaatttaattatctacaataaaggttattaccatttttggttttaagtgcacggttatggagatatagcctaaaacggttttctcttaaaatggaggcacttcccccgcccattttttgtaaaaattttgtacactttcattcagtacgtgatactgaacctatttaaataaaataataactcctgtaatttaatgcagaaaaatttTCTCTGTAGTCTGAGGTAATAGTGTTTTTCTCGAGTTTTTCAACCAtttccatatttatttaaaatcctgtataatataatgtaaataatagtaagataataataataataattcttaaactatttgctattttaataaaatagttttattttccaattaaacattttatgtcAATATAAATGGTTACTAGTTCATCACTACAGTTTTATTgttctttctttatttaaattttgaagggGAAGAAAGGTATTATTATGTACTTTAAttggttttaaaaacaatacactCTTTTCAATACGTTGGTATTAAAACATTGTGAATAAACATTGAGCAATGTTAGGCCGGGTGgttttaatggaaaaaatacTAATGGTATAATGCATTTTTCTCCTTAGAATACTCAAAATAGATAGGAAATAGCTCTGCTCATAACTGGTATCTAGTACGTCTAGTAATCTTGAAAATTGTCCTAAATATAAGGTCATATTGTtaccaaatcaaatttttgaccagaatcacaaaataatctttatattcATCAACAACAAATTTTGGGCGAAAATCCGCTTTTTTCAAAAGCcttatctcgaaaacggtgaggctAGGTAAAAAATATCTGGAATCAGAAATGCTGGTAATTATCCATTATAAAAAatcgatagttttttttaaatgtaaaataaagagaatgtggtGTCTGGAAGTAGGGTACTTCTGTCCTACCCTATGGGTGTAAATTGAATAAGCACAAGTTcacatgaatatgattttgttgagtacaATCATTGAAGGCAAAAATTTTCCACCGGCACCCATTAAAATCTTGTCGAGGAgtcgatttctttttttgtgaaaagttgATTCTTAAATACGTTTCTAGAAgtcgaattaaaaatgatcaccttgtataaaataatacacataaCTAAATTTCATCCACAAGAGCTGTGAGCTCGACGTCTATATCGAATGAAGaaccataatattttttttataacacttaatttttattgaatatataaaataaacacaaatacaTCCTATTTTTATAggaaattaagtaattttatatcattttaaattaaaagatatatatataggtaggtAAATTAAGTAGTATGgtacgtttttattttattttttatttttacatttcattaagcatttatttgttttgaattttgttatatatattttttttaatactttgaaGGATTAGTAGTTTTAGTAGTAATAcagaaaaaatcatattatgacttaatttgttctttatatttttacacaagaatgtctataatttaattatattattttaattttatttgtttattattgtattttaaataatttattaaaagtatatataaactaaaacaaaacttaataaaaaatatatatttttaaaatgtcatttttctCAAGGTTCGTatgtaaatttgttaatattttttttttattcctgcAATTTTTTTGGATCCCTAGGATCTcttgatgaaaaaatataaaccaaTATTAGAGTGTTGAAATCatttatgcatataaatataaaataaattagttttttattaattaaaatctctacaattattttttaaattgatttattaccGTGGATATTATGTCATTTTTATTGCTATTTGCTTTATTTTCTCTGGAAAGTATTAAATAACcagcatttaataattttttgtatcaataaacatttaattaaattagaattttaattaaatttaaaaaatagattatttaataTGCACTCTTATGTCGATAAGTTCTAAGTTTTTTATCAGTTCCCAAAATACTTTGCTAACTCAACATATACttatagtcgcagaaacgaaacactaaaaatgatgaaagttctaaaatttgaacagtaagtcggatttgaatgcgctTTTTGACATTCGATTCGTGCAGAAGCGTTAGAAATTTTTGTGATCTaaattgatttgtaaaaaattaaaaatatgcaatttgcatgaataatatacattttataattgcattttaaattaatcgtaaatatactaaattcacaattcggttaatagtgatgaaaatgattccaaacttacCACTCAAGGGTCGCTAAATACGAATATCCCGACCGAATCGTGCACCAGGTACCTAGGGTACATTGCGAATATAACGGATTTCCCAAAAACTCCGTGAGACAACGGGGATACCGTTCACCCAGGGAATCAGGTACCTGATGTCcgattctgtcgcgatattcgtgctcagcgacctcaaaaactcCCTGAGTAATAAGTTTGGAATGATTTACATCACTATTaatcgaattgtgaatttagtatatttacgtttactttaaaattcaattattaaatgcatattattaaaatcaatttacttCACAAGATtttctgacgctctaacgaatcgaatgccgaaaaccacattcaaattcgacttactgttcaaattacttcagtgcttcgtttctgaaaaaaactgtcaaattcTTATATaagatttacatttattttcatatttctataaaaaagtatttttagtggtttaaaattaaaaatattaaaaagaaaaataagttcccataaaactttattaacaaatttacaatgtttactcaatttacaaaaattgataaaataatgttGGACACAATATTAATTTACGTGTCTGGTGGTAAGCTCAAGAGTAAAAACTGTAAAACAAAACTCCTAGTTAcccgaacaaaaaaatttgattatttttcacaattttgctCCATTTTCGTAAACTTTTATTGAAACAGTAAAAGTTCagcacaataaatttttgaaattgtttccagccatttcaataacaatttcaaaaaaattatttaaatcccACTCAgtaggttttatttattttcaaagcaCTGCGTATCTATTTGTTCTAGTTATATCATAcgaataggcttttgtcctaaatttgaaaaattagtttatacgttacattagtatctgatttacaccaaaaaaatattattaaaaaaattttgcatttgaataaaccaattcaaatttacttctcaAATAGTGACTATATCATgacgtcttgaatgacatctttacttgacatacaatcatttttgtatatgcaagttacaagtatttgcaagcttacatgtttttgtatttgtaaactTACATAGCCTTTCATATAGCATGACGTAGTACCTTCAAAGTACATgtgattggtgtttgctgtcacgtcactgaatgaataattttaaagaatttatttaaaaaagattgaatccttatattttataaaaattaattttgtgttttaattttgtgtatacatatatatcatgattaatcattagaaaattttatccaatcaatttattcttagtggacaaaagcctatttgGTAATAAAAACCAATATACAAAATGGAGttacaaattatcaaaattatttatttcctaGTCATtagtatcaaaaaaattaattgatatggAATTTGGCCATTATGAAGCGAATATcttgcaaataataaattaaattggcaATGTGgtcttcaattttgattttatattcatgaaatttgaattttactaCTGAAATGTTACATTCTAGTACAGGCATTACAgcacaaattattaattgttgaaaaataataatactgcaCACAAGAtcttaattgattaataaaactCCAATTCATACATAAATCATTGAAGGGCACTTTTGTTcactcataaataataattagtaaaatgcaaaaattaaaagtaaatattttgtgttaaacattatttttgattttgtaaactTAGTGTAGAATCCTAAACAATGCCATAATTATCCAACTAAAACCGAATTTGAAAGGGCTCATATATTGCATTGTAAACAAAATGGAATATACTTTTGCACcaatttattttgtagataCAAATTGTCtgaatcaattgtttgtattaaaaacatttacaggGTGAACTACTCGATAAAATCGATAAGGCTTCGAAAACAACGTAtagagtgtcatggcgtcttgaatgacatcacgaaaaatcattttgttataCGCCTTGCATACAAACATTCTATTTATAAGCAGTTGTGACCAAGTAACCTCCTTTGTTCTGTTAAATTGTTTCATATGGTGTGACGTAAAACTTTCACAATACATCTGATTGGTGACTGCTGTCACGTGACCGGAtgcataattttactaaaattatttcttaaaaataataataatatttaatctttataaaaaatactttttgtgttttgttatccaCCACATATcctgattaatcattagaaacttttatccaatttatttattcttagtgggtAAAAGCCTTTTATCTAAAGAAAAATTACGATAAGCTGACAAGACTTATTTAGTCGATATGCAAACAACTGATCCAGGCAATTGggttaaattttgatattttataaaaatgaatttcggTAGTTAAAATTAACTGCTTAATTGCAATGATATGTACacaatttgttgtttttgtttgaatacaTAGAAGTTTcggatttatattaaattacaaaaatatttgatcagGTTTTGATTAGTTACCAATGCTCCACAACATCCAGGCAAAgatagacaatttttttatgtttatgaaatCTACTAACGTACTTCTTTAGTAGTCgtgtcaaaataattaaaaatccagCGATTTTAtagatcaaaattcaaaataacgaATTTAATATGGACAGTCTGTTAGaagaaaattgttagttttaaggaaaataaaCAGCGAGCTTGAATTTAAATCGACACTTGGAGGATTTCGTACTCGCTGACCAcgattttaatgtataaatttaaacgCAATCAAAGTTAGCGAAATTCTAGGCTAAGGCAAAGTATATCCTATTTTAATTGCTAGATAATTTGGCATggatagtaatttttaattttgacatataatttttgtaacgaATACAGTTTtctataacatattaatattataatttatctattttttttttttttgtaaatttttttgtttgtttttgtttttgaatgtaaaatatattattgataaaatatttgtaatataagaataaaatttgtaagaattacagtaaatatttatataaaattaaagttttctctatgaaattaaaatattttaaaagaaaaataaataaataagaaattattattgaaatttgttttggtttCAGGTtggcttcaatatttttattgaattatttgattGACTGGCATTTCtgaaaaaatacatatacatttctCAATTATCggatacaaaaaaactaaaaagactttattaaaatttttacttttacatactcaataattaattacttaattgccaataatagttttagtaaaatttacattcaaattAAAGCATGAAAGATATAATCTCAGTCGACATGATAAAAGGGTAGAGAAAAAGGGATAAATGAAGCCTCTAGGTCAGTCTGCATGTACCCATCTGAAGCTTTTCATTGTGACGATGCTGCATTCTCTAAACAGTCTTATTATCTGCGCtgggataaattaaaaaaaaattacagattgtatattgcttATAAATAACAGATATGACAGTGAGTCAGTTAAATGTGAGAACAGAGCTAGTCAGTCAGACCTAATGTGTGTGCAATAAATAAAGAAgacaagtaattttttaaatttgtaaatttgtttagaggtatttaattgaatattatagaTGTCTTTGCTTTTTCATACTATTTTATCATGTCGAAAGCAATTAActctatcatagtttttctgttTAATACCTTTTGGagtatggaaaaataaaaatttcgagaTAACTAACAGCTAACATGTTTACTTGTTTAGttgtttaattcttttttgCCACGAACCCCAAAAAAACCTTCCTGTAACTTTCGTTTCGTCCAAGTGATTTCCTTACTTCtatcattattttcttttaacagGTACATGAGATGATTTAAATTTGTGGCATTATCATTCAATGAATTGACATAAGTGTTATCTGTTTCATCTATTTCATTCTCATTACTGGCTGTATcagctaataattttttacctcTTACACCAACAAATTTTCCACGAAATTCATATGGATATTTTTTCCCACGCATTCCAAAAAATCCAGATGAACCATATCCTGGTTGTTTTTTACCACGCATACCAAAAAAACCTTCTGCTGGCGCTCGTTTCGCTTCTTCAATGTCCTTTTTGCCTCTCATTCCTTGAAATCCCATAGCAGGTGCCCGTTTgttattatcaattaaatacgCGTTTGGATCCATGTTTAACGCTAAAGGATAGTTTTCTTGATTTTCAATCATGCTTGGAAGTAATTCATTATTGAAATCATTTGTTGATGACATATCTGAATCTTTTTTGCCTCTCATTCCATGAAATCCCATTGGAATTCTTTTATATTGGTACATATTTCTAAACTGATTTTCGTACAGTTTTTTCCCTCGCATACCTTGAAAACCTGATGCCGGTGCTCGTTTCTCCATACCATCTATCTCTGattgaaattcatttaataaatttggatCGTTTAAAAAGCTATTTTCCATGTAGCTATCAAATTTTTTCCCTCTCATTCCTTGAAAACCAGACGGTGCACGTTTATTTGTTAATGGCTCTTCATTTAATCCTCTTACTGTTGCCCAAAGTACCGCTAATAAACAACAAAGGAAGTGGTGGAAAACGCCTCTCATTTTCAATCTGTAAAGAAAGAAATGAACATGATTAGAtatgatattgattttatgaaaaaaatgatatatgaacacatggttcaaaaaaaaaaaaatttactgtattacttttttcaaaaaattcattctttaaagggCTAAAATAGGGAGTGAAAGTTTATTTGAAAcgtacaaattattatatgtgCTCATGCTTTGAGACaaaactgaataatttttttatttcattctttaagggCGCAGGGAACTTCATGACTGAAGGCTGCGTTATTTTCCACTAAGCCTGCCCTCTACGTCGATATCCAGGGAGCGGACTAAGCGAGGACTAGGATAGTATGTGGGTTTTCAAAGTTGGTATTGTCTATATTGCGAGTAACATTATAGAGATGATAAGTGAAGTAAAGGTaagttctctaaatgaatcaatgatttactaaatgaatcatGTTTGGAATCCATTGAAAAgaatcattatcacgagcgaagccgtAGGCAAAAGCTAGTTATTAAAAACGTCCTAGTTTCCTTTATAATTAATGCTATGCTGTTGCTACTTTTGTCTATTCATTTTGAATGGGCTGTAATAGAATGCTATTCAAATAGAACCCACTTTTGTATCAAATGGCTAGTTAGTTACTTCTTAATGaataatgtattcaaatatacatttaataatgtttagatACCTTTGTAATACAAGGTATTTGTTACAGGTATTCTTTGAATTAAGTCAAATGTGCTGACAAAAGTATCACATATGTTGGACGATCTATATAAGCATATAGAGatgaatcaaaaataaaattccaaaacaatattaaacatacatatatttgcTATTACTTCAAACCAGATTTTGGATGATAATGAAAAATCTCAACTCGTGATGAAAGCTGAAACGTGAGAAATGCCATTGGCAAATGGACAAAGAGCGAGATTGAAGGAATGCGAGATCAAATCTTTTAGAACCGCAACTAGTCAGAAGTTGCCTGCAGCTTATAAAATAGCAAGATTAAATTTTACTACTGAACACCGTCATTCGACTGTATAGGAAAATGGGGAAAAGCATTTTTCCAATGGCTCGCGCACGTGCTATTCCACCATTCGGGCAATCAAAATTAAGTATGGCGCCGTGATGAGGAGAGATACAGAAGGGAAACATgcaaaaaagtgaattttgcGAGTGGTTCAATAATGGTCTGGGCTTCGATAAGTTTGGAGGCACGTGTCATCTTATTATGGAAAGCGATGCCAAAGCTACCGTGGCGTatattgtcaatattttaaaagattacaTAATGCCATACAGCAATTTCTGTCcggaattatttaaatgaaattcagGTACAAGCTCTTGTGTGGCTAGTCTTTTGTCCCGAACTGAACACAATAGAAACATCCGAT
The Chrysoperla carnea chromosome 4, inChrCarn1.1, whole genome shotgun sequence genome window above contains:
- the LOC123297247 gene encoding protein D2-like, which translates into the protein MTKMEEHGVVPDVIDVVPADSIEISYPSGVTVNHGNILTPTQVKNVPTVKWPAKDGALYLLCMTDPDVPSRKEPTFRDWHHWLVGNISGNDVAKGDVLSAYVGSGPAKDTGLHRYVFVVYQQPGKLDFAGVPRLTNKSVDNRAGFSIKKFAEKFNLGQPIAGNFFQAEFDDYVPTLYKQLGAA
- the LOC123297244 gene encoding tachykinins; the encoded protein is MRGVFHHFLCCLLAVLWATVRGLNEEPLTNKRAPSGFQGMRGKKFDSYMENSFLNDPNLLNEFQSEIDGMEKRAPASGFQGMRGKKLYENQFRNMYQYKRIPMGFHGMRGKKDSDMSSTNDFNNELLPSMIENQENYPLALNMDPNAYLIDNNKRAPAMGFQGMRGKKDIEEAKRAPAEGFFGMRGKKQPGYGSSGFFGMRGKKYPYEFRGKFVGVRGKKLLADTASNENEIDETDNTYVNSLNDNATNLNHLMYLLKENNDRSKEITWTKRKLQEGFFGVRGKKELNN